A window of Aquitalea denitrificans contains these coding sequences:
- a CDS encoding beta-ribofuranosylaminobenzene 5'-phosphate synthase family protein: protein MLKILAPARVHLSLIDMSESGYRKNGSIGFAISRKNILLIAKKSIDTKLDKIAVKINEQNTLEQLKLIIRNTIQKFNLKYSIEIEHIEIPYQHMGFGSGTSLRLSVLEALFILNDYFPSKIELMQASGRGGASGIGINTYFNGGFVFDLGVKKNNEIKFQSSDEIIYPEELPIVLKRINMPMWNMAILVPNDVSPITLENERLFFSKNTPQSQDDVNEITYHALFGTTASIIDNDYNYFCKSINSIQQCSWKKAEVALHGDSLGKYIHYLKDIISCDAIAMSSFGPNLLIIDQNIEEKCQLIKEKFPDSDIFLTSPDNHGRVIEHA, encoded by the coding sequence ATGCTTAAAATATTAGCACCAGCAAGAGTTCATTTATCACTCATTGACATGAGCGAATCGGGATATAGGAAAAATGGCAGCATTGGATTTGCCATTTCTAGGAAAAATATTCTTCTAATAGCGAAAAAATCAATTGACACCAAATTGGATAAAATTGCCGTCAAAATTAATGAGCAGAATACCCTGGAGCAATTGAAGCTAATTATCAGAAATACTATTCAAAAATTTAATCTTAAATACAGCATTGAGATTGAACATATTGAAATTCCTTATCAGCATATGGGATTTGGTTCTGGCACATCACTCCGTTTATCTGTATTAGAAGCACTTTTCATATTGAATGATTATTTTCCAAGTAAAATTGAGCTTATGCAAGCGTCTGGAAGGGGAGGGGCATCTGGAATTGGCATTAACACCTACTTCAATGGTGGATTCGTATTTGATTTAGGCGTAAAAAAAAATAACGAAATTAAATTTCAGTCATCTGACGAAATTATTTACCCAGAAGAATTGCCCATTGTTTTAAAAAGAATAAATATGCCAATGTGGAACATGGCTATCCTTGTACCCAATGATGTGAGCCCAATAACACTAGAGAATGAGCGGTTATTTTTCTCAAAGAATACTCCACAAAGTCAAGATGACGTAAATGAAATAACGTACCATGCACTATTTGGAACGACGGCCTCAATTATTGATAACGATTATAATTATTTTTGCAAGTCAATTAACTCAATACAACAATGTAGTTGGAAAAAGGCTGAAGTTGCATTGCATGGTGACTCATTAGGTAAGTATATCCACTATCTGAAAGATATCATTTCATGTGATGCGATTGCTATGTCAAGCTTTGGTCCTAATTTGTTGATTATTGATCAAAACATAGAAGAAAAATGTCAATTAATTAAAGAGAAATTCCCAGATTCAGACATTTTCTTAACGTCGCCAGATAACCATGGGAGAGTTATAGAGCATGCGTGA
- a CDS encoding DNA adenine methylase, with product MNYIQTRYYGSKRKHLSWLRENITDLKPGIILDGLGGTGSVSFLLNELNWNVTYNDIFLFNTISAKALFNSDISQIDIDKLCQFIESIKPKHRFVTKAFDNIFFLREENMWIDGLMHQIEELEEVHKNIILHCLFQSCIRKRPYNLFHRANLEMRVNSTSKNFGNKTTWDRSFPHHIKQLLNELIPFVKYMSGKNKITINESTSASEIRKNFDSVYLDPPYFKAKKTTETYLQRYHFLEGLAQYSQWRKMIDTTSKIKIIRDTNTKEWNKKEDFFINIQDVINNISPNRLILSYISNEFPNPDEITDFLLNSFKKVSIKTKPFSASLSKKMHDELLFICEA from the coding sequence ATGAATTACATTCAAACAAGATATTATGGAAGCAAAAGAAAGCATTTATCTTGGCTTCGAGAAAATATTACTGATCTTAAACCAGGGATAATTCTAGATGGATTAGGTGGTACGGGATCAGTTTCCTTTCTGCTAAATGAATTAAACTGGAATGTAACCTATAACGATATTTTTCTTTTCAATACAATATCGGCCAAGGCATTATTTAATTCTGACATATCACAAATTGATATAGATAAACTTTGCCAATTCATTGAAAGCATAAAGCCAAAACACAGATTCGTTACTAAGGCATTTGACAATATTTTCTTTTTACGCGAAGAAAATATGTGGATTGATGGACTAATGCATCAAATTGAAGAGCTTGAGGAAGTTCATAAAAATATTATCCTGCACTGTTTATTTCAGTCTTGCATAAGAAAGAGGCCGTACAACTTATTTCATCGAGCCAACTTAGAAATGCGAGTCAACTCCACAAGCAAGAATTTTGGAAATAAAACTACTTGGGACAGATCATTTCCTCATCACATCAAACAATTGTTAAATGAATTAATTCCATTCGTAAAATACATGTCTGGGAAAAATAAAATAACTATAAACGAAAGTACATCAGCCAGTGAAATTAGGAAAAATTTTGACAGCGTCTACTTAGACCCTCCTTACTTTAAAGCAAAAAAAACAACTGAAACATATTTACAACGCTATCATTTTCTCGAGGGATTGGCTCAATATAGTCAATGGCGGAAAATGATAGATACCACTTCAAAAATTAAAATAATCAGAGATACCAACACTAAAGAATGGAATAAGAAGGAAGATTTCTTCATAAATATACAAGATGTCATCAACAACATCAGCCCGAATAGGCTAATACTATCTTACATATCAAACGAATTTCCAAACCCGGATGAAATAACAGATTTTCTACTGAATTCATTCAAAAAAGTATCCATAAAAACGAAACCATTTTCAGCATCACTTTCAAAAAAAATGCACGACGAACTATTATTTATTTGCGAGGCGTAA